Within Candidatus Polarisedimenticolia bacterium, the genomic segment AGGCGCAGCTCGAAACGCAGCGGCGCACCTTATCGACCCTGCGGGCGCGCGAGATGGAGCGCCGGCAGGAGCTGGGATCGGTGAAGCAAGAGCGCTCGCGGATGCTCTCGGGGCTGCAGCAGGAGACCTCGAAGCAACAGGAGCTCCTGGATGAGATGATGGAGACGGAGAAGGCGCTGGCGAGCCTGGTCAAGACCTTGGCGGAGGGAGGATCTCCCGCCGCCGGGATGGCGCTGGGGTTCGGCCGATTTCGCGGGCTCCTCCCCTGGCCGGTCCCGGGGAAGATGCTGGTGCCGTTCGGCGCCCAGAAGAGCACCAGGTTCGAGACGCTGGTGCCGCATCCCGGCATCGAGATTGCCGTGTCCACCGGAGAGCCTGTGCATGCCGTGCACGAGGGGCAGGTGGCTTTCAGCGACTGGTTCAAGGGGTACGGGAACCTTATCGTGCTGGATCATGGCGACGGCTACATGTCGGTTTACGCCCATGCCTCCGAGCGCAAGGTGGCCGCGGGGGATCACGTGGCGGCGGGACAGGTGATCGCGAGTGCCGGCGATACCGGCTCCCTGGAGGGACCGAGGCTTTTTTTCGAAATCCTGAAGGATGGCAAACCTGAGAATCCGGTGATCTGGCTGACCCGGAGATAGGAGGCGGTGGATGATGCCCATGGATCGCGGGCGCAAAGCGATGCTGGCCGTGTCGAGCGCTCTGGTCGCCTTCGTCCTGCTGGGAGGCGTGCTGGGGCGCTCGCTGGCCGTGGAAGGGACCTATTCCTTCCTCAAGCTGTTCAACGAGGTCCTGTACCTGGTACGCAACAATTACGTCGAGCCGGTCAAGGACGACGCCCTGATGGAAGGAGCCTACCGGGGGATGCTCGAGGCTCTGGATCCGCAGAGCGAATACCTGTCGGCCGCGGAGGTGCATCTCGCCGCGAGCGGCGGCAGGAGCGGTCCGGCCGATCTGGGCCTGGTCCTGTCGAAGCGCCGTGGGTATGCCGTCGTGGTCTCGGCCATGGAGGACTCGCCGGGGCGCAAGGCCGGCCTTTCCACGGGAGACGTCATCCTCACGGTCGACGGGAAGTCGACGATGAAGATGGGAGCCTGGGAAGCGACGCAGGCGCTGCAGGGAAAGCCCGGGTCCACCGTGCGCCTGAACGTCCTGCGGGGCACCGAGGCGCGCAGCGAGGACATGAGCCTGGTGCGCAAGACTCCGGCGCGGGCCGCGGTGGTTGCCACGCTCCCCGAGCCGGGCACCGGAGTGCTGAAGGTCAGCTCCCTGCTGGAGGGAGACGCCGAGCGGGTCCGTAAGAGTCTGGCTTCCCTCAAGACCCAGGGTGCCCGCAAGCTCATCATCGATCTTCGCGCCAACGCCGGATCGCGCATGGAAGAAGCGGTGAAGGTTGCCGGGTTCTTTGCCGGCGCCGGGGTCGTGGCCCAGGTCGCCGATCGCAAGGCGGGAAATTCCGAACTGACGGCGCCGGCTTCACCCGCCGTCTGGAAAGGACCCCTGGTGGCGATCGTGGACGGCGGCACCGCCGGTGCCGCCGAGGTTCTCGCCGCGGCGCTTAGGGACCGGGCCGGGGCGTCGCTGGTGGGCGAGAAGACCTGGGGGATGGGAACGCTCCAGAAGGTCATCACTCTCCCGGCCGGAGACGGCATCCGGCTGTCGGTCGCGAAGTACCTGTCGCCCGCCGGCAAGGACTGGAACGGGACAGGGCTTTCGCCCGACGTGGCGCAGGCCAAAGACGCCGAATCGGGCACCGAGGACGTCCAGATGAAGAAAGCACTCGAGGTCCTCCGGCAGGACGGCCCGCAACGCCAGGCCGCCTGAGATCTGCCGAGGAGACCCTTTGAATCATCCGTCTGCAGCTTCTCTCCGCCAAACGCGGCTTCGCCGCGCCGGCGGAGCCTTTCGCCCGCTCGCGGGGGGGATCCTTTCGTTGGTTCTCGCCGGTGCCGCCCAGGGGGCTGCCGAATCCTCGGCCGACCGCGCCCGCGCCTACTACCTGTTCAGCCTCTCCCAGCAGGCGCAGTTCAAAAACGAGATGCCGGACGCCATCCGCTATCTCAACGAGGCGATTCAGACCTCCGATTCCACCGACTTGCGGCTCGAGCTGGCCTCCTTGTACTCGAACATGAACCGGGTCGACGACGCCGAGCTGGAGGCGCGAGAGGCGGTCAAGAAGGACCCCGCCTCGGCCGCGGCCCGGCGCACGCTGGCGCAGATACTCTTCCGCAGGGCGGCTTCGGGGGAGGACGTCGAGTCGCGCATGAAAGAGTCGGAGGCACTCTACCAGGAGCTCGTCGACGGCAATCAGGCGGATGAGGATTCCGCCATCGCCCTGGCCGATCTGCAGCGTGGCCGCGGCGACACCGCCGCGGCGGTCGCCACTCTGGAGTCGTTCCGCCAGAAGCAGTCTTTCTCGACGGCGCTGGACGTCAGGCTGTCGCGCCTCTATCTGGAGATGGGACGCAACGAGGAGGCGAGGAAGCTGCTCGAAGGGGCGATCGACAAGGCGGGGGACGATCGCGAAGCGCGCGAGCTGCTCGCGGAGGTCCTGGACGATGCGGGGAAGCCGCAGGAAGCGATCGACATCTACCAGCCGCTGGTCGATGCCCATCCCGATAATGCCTTCGCCCAGTACCGCCTGGGAGCGCTGCTGAACTCCGCCGGCAAGTTCAGCGAGGCAAAGGAGCACCTGCAGATTGCCCTCGATTCCGACCCGGCCAACGTGCGCGTCCTGCTGGCGCTCGGGCAATCGATGCTCGGGGACGGGGAGCCGCGCCAGGCGGAGGAGATCTACAGCCGCGCCCTCAACCAGGACCCCGGCTCGCTGGAGGCGCGCTTCTTCCTGGGGAGGATCGCGCAGGCGCGTGCCGAGGACGATCGGGCCCTCGCCCTGTACGAGCAGATCCTGACGCAGACGGCGCAGCGCGGCTCCACGCAGGAAAAGGCGTTCTACGGCCTGGCCTCGTTCCAGGTGGGCGTCATCCATTACCTGCAGAAGGATTATCTGGAAGCCTCCAAGGACGTGCGCCGCGCCATCGACGCCGCCTCGCGCCCCTCCGAGGAGCTCTACACGCTGCTGGCCCGCATCGAGCTGGACTCGGGAAACCTGGAGAAGGCGAGCCAGGTCCTGGAGGAAGGGGCCGCGAAGCTCCCCGGGAACGTCGAGATCAAGG encodes:
- a CDS encoding peptidoglycan DD-metalloendopeptidase family protein, whose translation is MRRGARAAARIGVALALVSLAAMARADDPDARAEESRRLDRVREEIARLQAMVGRARDEEKGLLGDLHRMDLEMALHERQIALTGAELVRCRAELKEATRRAEESQAKLESGRRQLAERIRAMYRAGPVRAERVLLTSDNPAEVVSAYRLAERSAAADQERVAEFRSLEAQWRATQAQLETQRRTLSTLRAREMERRQELGSVKQERSRMLSGLQQETSKQQELLDEMMETEKALASLVKTLAEGGSPAAGMALGFGRFRGLLPWPVPGKMLVPFGAQKSTRFETLVPHPGIEIAVSTGEPVHAVHEGQVAFSDWFKGYGNLIVLDHGDGYMSVYAHASERKVAAGDHVAAGQVIASAGDTGSLEGPRLFFEILKDGKPENPVIWLTRR
- a CDS encoding S41 family peptidase is translated as MMPMDRGRKAMLAVSSALVAFVLLGGVLGRSLAVEGTYSFLKLFNEVLYLVRNNYVEPVKDDALMEGAYRGMLEALDPQSEYLSAAEVHLAASGGRSGPADLGLVLSKRRGYAVVVSAMEDSPGRKAGLSTGDVILTVDGKSTMKMGAWEATQALQGKPGSTVRLNVLRGTEARSEDMSLVRKTPARAAVVATLPEPGTGVLKVSSLLEGDAERVRKSLASLKTQGARKLIIDLRANAGSRMEEAVKVAGFFAGAGVVAQVADRKAGNSELTAPASPAVWKGPLVAIVDGGTAGAAEVLAAALRDRAGASLVGEKTWGMGTLQKVITLPAGDGIRLSVAKYLSPAGKDWNGTGLSPDVAQAKDAESGTEDVQMKKALEVLRQDGPQRQAA
- a CDS encoding tetratricopeptide repeat protein gives rise to the protein MVLAGAAQGAAESSADRARAYYLFSLSQQAQFKNEMPDAIRYLNEAIQTSDSTDLRLELASLYSNMNRVDDAELEAREAVKKDPASAAARRTLAQILFRRAASGEDVESRMKESEALYQELVDGNQADEDSAIALADLQRGRGDTAAAVATLESFRQKQSFSTALDVRLSRLYLEMGRNEEARKLLEGAIDKAGDDREARELLAEVLDDAGKPQEAIDIYQPLVDAHPDNAFAQYRLGALLNSAGKFSEAKEHLQIALDSDPANVRVLLALGQSMLGDGEPRQAEEIYSRALNQDPGSLEARFFLGRIAQARAEDDRALALYEQILTQTAQRGSTQEKAFYGLASFQVGVIHYLQKDYLEASKDVRRAIDAASRPSEELYTLLARIELDSGNLEKASQVLEEGAAKLPGNVEIKAFEAEVLLRQRERTAARAIFQEILKDEKESVDSYLLIVQACVRAEQPKEGEAWMRRAAQKHPDSREISFQSAALMEQSGRFRDAEAAFRKHLERFPDHAEALNYLGYMLADRGEKLEEALSLIERAVALQPENAAFLDSLGWVTFRLGHPREAEAQLVRAVEGSRDDATVLEHLGDVLDALGRPSEALDKYKKAMDRNPEKPEQLRKKMRKLGAKLGAP